In a genomic window of Suricata suricatta isolate VVHF042 chromosome 12, meerkat_22Aug2017_6uvM2_HiC, whole genome shotgun sequence:
- the TMEM43 gene encoding transmembrane protein 43 isoform X2, whose translation MAANYSTTSNRREHIKTTTNPQPGFLERLSETSGGVFVGLMTFLVSFYLIFTNEGHALKTATSLAEGLSLVVSPDSIHSVAPENEGRLVHIVGALHTSKLLSDPNYGVHLPAVKLRRQVEMYQWVETEESREYTEDGQMKTETRYSYNTEWRSEIVNSRNFDREIGHKNPSAMAVESFTATAPFVQIGRFFLSAGLIDKVDNFKPLSLSKLEDPHVDIIRRGDYFYHSENPKYPEVTVIARQRGDQLLPYSTKSGDTLLLLHHGDFSAEEVFRREQKSNSLKTWGLRAAGWMAMFMGLNLMTRILYTLVDWFPVFRDLVAIGLKAFAFCAATSLTLLTVAAGWLFYRPLWALGIGCLALVPIVLARMRVPAKKLE comes from the exons ATGGCCGCGAAC TATTCCACTACGAGTAACAGGAGAGAACATATCAAAACGACGACCAACCCCCAGCCAGGCTTCTTGGAGCGGCTCAGCGAGACCTCGGGTGGGGTGTTTGTGGGGCTCATGACCTTCCTGGTCTCCTTCTACTTAATTTTCACCAATGAG GGCCACGCACTCAAGACAGCCACCTCCCTGGCCGAGGGGCTCTCCCTCGTGGTGTCCCCTGACAGCATCCACAGTGTGGCCCCCGAGAATGAGGGAAGGCTGGTGCACATCGTTGGGGCCCTGCACACATCCAAG CTCTTGTCAGATCCAAACTATGGGGTCCACCTTCCAGCCGTGAAGCTGCGGCGGCAAGTGGAGATGTACCAGTGGGTGGAAACGGAGGAGTCCAG GGAGTACACTGAAGACGGGCAGATGAAGACAGAGACAAGGTACTCCTACA ACACTGAATGGCGGTCCGAAATTGTCAACAGCAGAAACTTCGACCGAGAGATTGGCCACAAAAACCCCAG TGCGATGGCAGTGGAGTCATTCACGGCAACAGCCCCCTTTGTCCAGATTGGCAGGTTCTTCCTCTCAGCAG GCCTCATCGACAAAGTCGACAACTTCAAGCCGCTGAGCCTGTCCAAGCTGGAAGACCCACATGTGGACATCATTCGCCGGGGTGACTATTTCTACCACAGCGAAAACCCCAAGTATCCGGAG GTCACTGTGATCGCCCGGCAGCGGGGTGACCAGTTGCTCCCCTACTCCACCAAGTCTGGGGACACCTTGCTTCTTCTGCACCACGGGGACTTCTCGGCAGAG GAGGTGTTTCGGAGAGAACAGAAGAGCAACTCCCTGAAGACATGGGGCCTGCGGGCCGCCGGCTGGATGGCCATGTTTATGGGCCTCAACCTCATGACTCGGATCCTCTACACCCTGG TGGACTGGTTCCCTGTCTTCCGAGACCTGGTTGCCATTGGCCTGAAGGCCTTCGCCTTCTGCGCAGCCACCTCGCTCACCTTGCTGACTGTGGCTGCTGGCTGGCTCTTCTACCGGCCCCTGTGGGCCCTCGGCATCGGCTGCCTGGCCCTGGTGCCCATCGTCCTTGCTCGGATGCGGGTGCCGGCCAAAAAGCTGGAGTGA
- the TMEM43 gene encoding transmembrane protein 43 isoform X1, producing MAANYSTTSNRREHIKTTTNPQPGFLERLSETSGGVFVGLMTFLVSFYLIFTNEGHALKTATSLAEGLSLVVSPDSIHSVAPENEGRLVHIVGALHTSKLLSDPNYGVHLPAVKLRRQVEMYQWVETEESREYTEDGQMKTETRYSYNTEWRSEIVNSRNFDREIGHKNPSAMAVESFTATAPFVQIGRFFLSAGLIDKVDNFKPLSLSKLEDPHVDIIRRGDYFYHSENPKYPEVGDLRVSFSYAGLSADDPDLGPAHVVTVIARQRGDQLLPYSTKSGDTLLLLHHGDFSAEEVFRREQKSNSLKTWGLRAAGWMAMFMGLNLMTRILYTLVDWFPVFRDLVAIGLKAFAFCAATSLTLLTVAAGWLFYRPLWALGIGCLALVPIVLARMRVPAKKLE from the exons ATGGCCGCGAAC TATTCCACTACGAGTAACAGGAGAGAACATATCAAAACGACGACCAACCCCCAGCCAGGCTTCTTGGAGCGGCTCAGCGAGACCTCGGGTGGGGTGTTTGTGGGGCTCATGACCTTCCTGGTCTCCTTCTACTTAATTTTCACCAATGAG GGCCACGCACTCAAGACAGCCACCTCCCTGGCCGAGGGGCTCTCCCTCGTGGTGTCCCCTGACAGCATCCACAGTGTGGCCCCCGAGAATGAGGGAAGGCTGGTGCACATCGTTGGGGCCCTGCACACATCCAAG CTCTTGTCAGATCCAAACTATGGGGTCCACCTTCCAGCCGTGAAGCTGCGGCGGCAAGTGGAGATGTACCAGTGGGTGGAAACGGAGGAGTCCAG GGAGTACACTGAAGACGGGCAGATGAAGACAGAGACAAGGTACTCCTACA ACACTGAATGGCGGTCCGAAATTGTCAACAGCAGAAACTTCGACCGAGAGATTGGCCACAAAAACCCCAG TGCGATGGCAGTGGAGTCATTCACGGCAACAGCCCCCTTTGTCCAGATTGGCAGGTTCTTCCTCTCAGCAG GCCTCATCGACAAAGTCGACAACTTCAAGCCGCTGAGCCTGTCCAAGCTGGAAGACCCACATGTGGACATCATTCGCCGGGGTGACTATTTCTACCACAGCGAAAACCCCAAGTATCCGGAG GTGGGAGACCTGCGCGTGTCCTTTTCCTACGCGGGGCTGAGCGCCGATGACCCCGACCTGGGCCCGGCTCACGTG GTCACTGTGATCGCCCGGCAGCGGGGTGACCAGTTGCTCCCCTACTCCACCAAGTCTGGGGACACCTTGCTTCTTCTGCACCACGGGGACTTCTCGGCAGAG GAGGTGTTTCGGAGAGAACAGAAGAGCAACTCCCTGAAGACATGGGGCCTGCGGGCCGCCGGCTGGATGGCCATGTTTATGGGCCTCAACCTCATGACTCGGATCCTCTACACCCTGG TGGACTGGTTCCCTGTCTTCCGAGACCTGGTTGCCATTGGCCTGAAGGCCTTCGCCTTCTGCGCAGCCACCTCGCTCACCTTGCTGACTGTGGCTGCTGGCTGGCTCTTCTACCGGCCCCTGTGGGCCCTCGGCATCGGCTGCCTGGCCCTGGTGCCCATCGTCCTTGCTCGGATGCGGGTGCCGGCCAAAAAGCTGGAGTGA